The Leucobacter sp. UCMA 4100 genome window below encodes:
- a CDS encoding F0F1 ATP synthase subunit B, with protein sequence MNNAVLAAAEGKPNPLLPADYDIFWSAIIFVIILIAFWKVFLPKFTAMLDARAEAIEGNIAKADEAQAKAEAALQEYNAQLAGAREEAAEIRDSARQDATKIVAKAKEDATTEQARIVQSAQTQIEAERQTAYVSLQKEVGTLAIDLASGVVGESLSEDAKATALVDRFIADLENTKAVG encoded by the coding sequence ATGAATAACGCAGTACTTGCTGCTGCAGAGGGTAAACCAAACCCACTGCTTCCTGCGGATTACGACATCTTCTGGTCGGCAATCATCTTCGTCATCATCCTTATTGCATTTTGGAAGGTTTTCCTTCCGAAGTTCACCGCAATGCTCGACGCTCGCGCCGAGGCCATTGAAGGGAACATTGCAAAGGCTGACGAAGCTCAGGCCAAGGCCGAAGCCGCTCTGCAGGAATACAACGCCCAGCTTGCTGGCGCCCGCGAGGAAGCAGCTGAGATTCGCGATTCAGCTCGCCAGGATGCAACCAAGATTGTTGCAAAGGCGAAGGAAGACGCAACGACCGAACAGGCTCGCATTGTTCAGTCGGCTCAGACACAGATCGAAGCCGAGCGTCAGACCGCGTACGTGTCACTCCAGAAGGAAGTTGGCACTCTCGCAATTGACCTCGCCTCAGGCGTCGTCGGTGAATCACTCAGCGAAGACGCAAAGGCTACCGCCCTCGTCGACCGCTTCATTGCGGATCTTGAGAACACGAAGGCAGTGGGCTAA
- a CDS encoding MraY family glycosyltransferase yields MIPYLWVGALAAAVTAVASVVVLWVSRKYQLAPEVRERDMHQNPTPRLGGVAMYIGLLAGMLGVVWFGGNDFAVVLQNTSQLWALLIAVTIIVVVGVIDDLIDLDWMLKLGAQLVAAGLLAWQGVQILSLPLGNTLIVASPYINMVLTVFLMVTVMNAMNFIDGLDGLVVGVSLIANLTFFVYTMLLARDLGSAESVSFASLIAALLVGVCVGFLPFNWHRAKMFMGDAGALMIGLLMATSTIMVTGQLNPASLSTDVVIASWIPIILPFAVLALPLADLLLAVVRRLRAGKSPFSADRHHLHHKLIDLGHSHTQAAMIFHLWTLVISLACLLTFTLEGYTIPILVLVIGCGLCLVVTLVPASRAKTLLRLHS; encoded by the coding sequence GTGATTCCGTATCTATGGGTGGGCGCGCTCGCGGCGGCGGTAACCGCGGTCGCCTCGGTCGTGGTGCTGTGGGTAAGCCGTAAGTACCAGCTCGCTCCAGAGGTTCGCGAACGCGACATGCACCAGAACCCGACCCCACGCCTTGGCGGGGTCGCGATGTATATAGGGCTACTCGCCGGAATGCTCGGTGTGGTGTGGTTCGGGGGCAACGACTTCGCCGTCGTTTTGCAAAACACCAGCCAATTGTGGGCGTTGCTTATCGCGGTCACGATTATCGTCGTGGTCGGTGTCATCGACGACCTCATCGACCTCGACTGGATGCTGAAACTCGGAGCTCAACTGGTCGCAGCCGGTTTGCTCGCATGGCAGGGAGTGCAGATTCTCTCGCTGCCGCTCGGCAACACCCTCATCGTGGCGTCACCATACATCAACATGGTGCTGACGGTCTTCCTTATGGTGACGGTGATGAACGCCATGAACTTCATCGATGGGCTCGACGGTCTCGTCGTCGGCGTTTCGCTCATCGCAAACCTCACCTTCTTCGTCTATACGATGCTGCTCGCACGCGACCTCGGCAGTGCTGAGTCGGTGAGCTTTGCGAGTCTCATCGCAGCGTTGCTCGTGGGAGTGTGCGTTGGCTTCTTACCGTTCAACTGGCACCGAGCAAAAATGTTCATGGGCGACGCGGGGGCCCTCATGATCGGGTTGCTCATGGCAACATCAACGATCATGGTCACCGGGCAGTTGAACCCGGCTTCGCTCAGCACCGACGTGGTGATTGCCTCATGGATTCCGATCATCTTGCCCTTTGCGGTACTCGCACTGCCGCTCGCTGATCTCCTGCTTGCCGTTGTGCGCCGGCTGAGGGCGGGGAAGAGTCCCTTCAGTGCTGACAGGCACCATCTGCACCATAAGCTCATCGATCTTGGCCACTCGCACACGCAAGCGGCAATGATTTTTCACCTGTGGACCCTCGTGATCTCGCTCGCTTGCCTGCTCACTTTTACCCTCGAGGGCTACACCATTCCCATTCTTGTTCTCGTGATCGGCTGCGGGCTGTGTCTTGTTGTCACCCTCGTGCCAGCATCACGTGCAAAGACATTGCTACGGTTACACTCGTAA
- the atpB gene encoding F0F1 ATP synthase subunit A, whose translation MHLVTLAALPFEGGFHPPTIDEFFPDVVLFEGTIFAMNRIMMIRVLMMVVLLVLFWLGTRNMRVIPTRGQSITEMALDFVRVNIAEDLLGKADAKRFMPILASIFFMILAFNITGIIPFLNIGVSSVIGVPLVLAVVTYITFIYAGVKKSPKNFFKNSLFPAGVPKPLYIIVTPIEFFSTFVLRPATLTLRLLMNMLVGHLLLVLFFSATNFFIFNADGFMKLFGVGTFVVGFAFTLFEILVAFLQAYIFTILTGVYIQLALAEEH comes from the coding sequence ATGCACCTCGTGACCTTGGCAGCTCTTCCCTTTGAGGGAGGCTTCCACCCGCCAACGATCGACGAGTTCTTCCCAGACGTCGTACTTTTCGAAGGCACCATCTTCGCAATGAACCGCATCATGATGATTCGTGTTCTCATGATGGTCGTTCTGCTCGTTCTCTTCTGGCTCGGCACTCGCAACATGCGTGTGATCCCGACCCGTGGTCAGTCGATCACTGAGATGGCACTCGACTTCGTACGCGTGAACATTGCTGAAGACCTGCTCGGTAAAGCCGATGCAAAGCGCTTCATGCCTATTCTTGCCTCGATCTTCTTCATGATTCTGGCGTTCAACATCACCGGCATCATTCCATTCCTCAACATTGGTGTCTCGTCGGTGATCGGCGTTCCGCTCGTGCTTGCGGTCGTGACCTACATCACCTTCATTTACGCGGGTGTGAAGAAGAGCCCGAAGAACTTCTTCAAGAACTCGCTCTTCCCAGCAGGCGTTCCCAAGCCCCTGTACATCATTGTTACTCCGATCGAGTTCTTCTCGACCTTCGTTCTTCGCCCGGCAACGCTCACGCTGCGTCTGCTCATGAACATGCTCGTCGGCCACTTGCTGCTCGTGCTGTTCTTCTCGGCAACGAACTTCTTCATCTTCAACGCTGATGGCTTCATGAAGCTCTTCGGTGTTGGCACTTTCGTCGTGGGCTTTGCATTCACCCTCTTCGAAATCCTGGTGGCATTCCTCCAGGCTTACATCTTCACCATTCTCACTGGCGTCTACATCCAGCTCGCGCTGGCTGAAGAACACTAA
- the epsC gene encoding serine O-acetyltransferase EpsC, translated as MGMFSRIREDIAAAKQHDPAARGSVEIFCVYSGLHAVWWHRAANALWRRGMRFVPRVISQIVRWFTGIEIHPGATIGRRLFIDHGMGVVIGETAIVGDDVHLYHQVTLGGTGHEKGKRHPTIGDRVTIGAGAKVLGNISIGHDSAVGSNAVVVHNSEPWTTLVGIPAKPRPRRGAPVAEMPDTADFYVI; from the coding sequence GTGGGTATGTTCAGTCGCATTCGCGAGGATATTGCAGCGGCCAAACAGCATGACCCGGCGGCCCGAGGAAGCGTAGAAATCTTCTGCGTGTACTCGGGCCTTCATGCCGTTTGGTGGCACCGTGCTGCCAACGCGCTCTGGCGCAGAGGCATGCGCTTTGTACCGCGCGTCATCTCACAAATCGTGCGCTGGTTCACTGGCATCGAGATTCACCCGGGAGCAACCATCGGTCGACGCCTCTTCATCGACCACGGCATGGGAGTGGTCATTGGCGAGACCGCCATCGTCGGCGACGACGTGCACCTCTACCATCAGGTCACCCTGGGCGGCACCGGCCACGAGAAGGGCAAGCGTCACCCGACCATTGGCGACCGGGTCACGATCGGGGCCGGCGCAAAGGTACTCGGCAATATCAGCATCGGTCACGATAGCGCTGTGGGCAGTAACGCGGTTGTCGTGCACAACAGCGAACCGTGGACGACGCTCGTGGGCATCCCCGCAAAGCCAAGGCCACGCCGCGGCGCACCCGTCGCCGAGATGCCAGACACGGCCGACTTTTACGTCATCTAG
- the prmC gene encoding peptide chain release factor N(5)-glutamine methyltransferase, with protein sequence MSSEHSLLIHEALLSLCNTLEAAGIPDPQADAELIVGSVLGESRGRVQSLAIMGGTLELAQRERIDSLAGERAQRVPLQHLTGKAPFRHCELDVGPGVFVPRPETETVVQFAIDELHADMTPEPLALDLCTGSGAIALAMATEVPRSRVWAVEKDDHARAWAERNVARLGGGRVTLLAGDVASPPAEIQQLKGRLSVIATNPPYVPSGAIPRDPEVRDHDPHLALYSGEDGLSLIRIISRTYREYLRPGGLIVIEHAEMQGSAVRDILAADGWTSAATHRDLTFRDRATTARA encoded by the coding sequence TTGTCATCTGAACACTCGCTTCTCATTCATGAAGCGCTCCTATCACTCTGCAACACTCTGGAGGCCGCTGGTATTCCTGACCCCCAGGCCGATGCTGAGCTCATCGTAGGCTCTGTCCTGGGTGAAAGCCGGGGGAGGGTGCAGTCGCTCGCCATTATGGGAGGGACGCTCGAACTCGCGCAACGAGAGCGCATCGACTCACTTGCGGGCGAGCGTGCGCAACGGGTGCCACTGCAGCACCTCACGGGCAAGGCTCCGTTTCGTCACTGCGAACTTGACGTAGGGCCCGGTGTTTTTGTACCCAGGCCAGAGACAGAGACCGTTGTGCAATTTGCCATCGATGAGTTACATGCAGACATGACGCCTGAGCCGCTCGCGCTTGATCTGTGCACGGGGAGCGGCGCCATCGCACTCGCGATGGCGACCGAAGTGCCGCGAAGCCGAGTGTGGGCTGTGGAGAAAGACGACCACGCCAGGGCATGGGCAGAGCGTAACGTTGCGCGCCTGGGTGGCGGAAGGGTGACGCTTCTGGCGGGCGACGTCGCTTCGCCACCCGCCGAGATCCAACAACTCAAGGGCAGGCTGTCGGTCATCGCGACAAACCCTCCCTATGTTCCTTCCGGGGCTATTCCGCGAGATCCAGAGGTGCGTGATCACGATCCGCATCTGGCGCTCTACAGCGGCGAAGACGGGCTTTCGCTCATCCGCATTATCAGCCGAACCTACCGCGAGTACCTGCGTCCTGGAGGGCTCATCGTCATTGAACACGCTGAGATGCAGGGCAGCGCAGTGCGCGATATTTTGGCTGCTGACGGATGGACCTCGGCGGCGACCCACCGTGATCTCACCTTTCGTGACCGAGCGACAACCGCGAGAGCGTGA
- the atpA gene encoding F0F1 ATP synthase subunit alpha translates to MAEITISPDEIRGALKDFAASYEPAGAESTEVGTVIDAADGIAHVEGLPGVMANELVRFADGTLGLAQNLEENEIGVVVLGEFTEIAEGQPVTRTGEVLSVPVGEGYLGRVVDPLGKPIDGLGEITGIEGRRALELQAPGVMQRKSVHEPLQTGMKAIDAMIPVGRGQRQLIIGDRQTGKTALAIDTIINQRANWESGDPTKQVRCIYVAIGQKGSTIASVKGALEDAGAMEYTTIVASPASDPAGFKYLAPYTGSAIGQHWMYDGKHVLIVFDDLSKQAEAYRAVSLLLRRPPGREAYPGDVFYLHSRLLERCAKLSDDLGAGSMTGLPIIETKANDVSAYIPTNVISITDGQIFLQSDLFNANQRPAVDVGISVSRVGGDAQVKSIKKVSGTLKLELAQYRALEAFSMFASDLDAASRRQLDRGARLTELLKQPQYTPYPVEDQTVSIWAGTKGYFDDVPVVDVLRFEREFLDYVANNSQALTTLRETNVLDDETVATLTALIEKFKLEFRTSEGKALNEQFDALADEDINQEQLVVNKK, encoded by the coding sequence ATGGCAGAAATCACCATCAGCCCCGATGAAATTCGCGGCGCCTTGAAGGATTTTGCGGCCTCGTACGAGCCCGCTGGTGCTGAGAGCACCGAAGTTGGAACGGTTATTGACGCAGCCGACGGTATTGCACACGTCGAGGGGCTCCCCGGCGTCATGGCCAACGAGCTTGTTCGTTTTGCCGACGGCACCCTGGGCCTCGCCCAGAACCTTGAAGAGAACGAAATTGGTGTCGTTGTGCTCGGTGAGTTCACCGAGATCGCAGAGGGACAGCCAGTAACTCGCACCGGTGAGGTGCTCTCGGTTCCGGTTGGCGAGGGCTACCTTGGTCGCGTGGTTGACCCACTCGGCAAGCCCATCGATGGCCTCGGTGAAATCACCGGCATCGAGGGTCGTCGTGCGCTCGAGCTCCAGGCTCCCGGCGTTATGCAGCGTAAGTCGGTTCACGAGCCGCTGCAGACCGGCATGAAGGCAATCGACGCGATGATCCCCGTTGGCCGTGGCCAGCGTCAGCTCATCATTGGCGACCGCCAGACCGGTAAGACCGCTCTCGCGATCGATACGATCATCAACCAGCGCGCTAACTGGGAGTCGGGTGACCCCACGAAGCAGGTTCGTTGCATCTACGTCGCAATCGGTCAGAAGGGTTCAACCATCGCTTCGGTGAAGGGTGCACTCGAAGACGCAGGAGCGATGGAGTACACCACCATCGTTGCTTCACCAGCGTCAGACCCCGCAGGCTTCAAGTACCTTGCTCCGTATACCGGCTCGGCTATCGGCCAGCACTGGATGTACGACGGTAAGCACGTACTCATCGTGTTCGATGACCTTTCGAAGCAGGCTGAGGCCTACCGTGCTGTGTCACTCTTGCTGCGTCGCCCACCGGGCCGCGAGGCATACCCCGGTGACGTTTTCTACTTGCACTCACGTCTCCTCGAGCGTTGCGCAAAGCTTTCTGACGACCTCGGTGCAGGTTCGATGACCGGCCTTCCGATCATTGAGACCAAGGCAAACGACGTCTCGGCATACATTCCGACCAACGTGATTTCGATTACCGATGGCCAGATCTTCCTGCAGTCCGACCTCTTCAACGCAAACCAGCGCCCAGCGGTTGACGTTGGTATCTCGGTTTCACGTGTTGGTGGCGACGCTCAGGTGAAGTCGATCAAGAAGGTTTCAGGTACGTTGAAGCTTGAGCTCGCTCAGTACCGTGCGCTTGAAGCATTCTCGATGTTCGCATCAGACCTCGACGCTGCAAGCCGCCGTCAGCTTGATCGTGGTGCACGCCTCACCGAGCTGCTCAAGCAGCCTCAGTACACGCCGTACCCGGTTGAAGATCAGACCGTGTCGATCTGGGCTGGTACCAAGGGTTACTTTGACGATGTTCCAGTCGTAGACGTCCTGCGCTTCGAGCGCGAGTTCCTCGACTACGTTGCAAACAACTCGCAGGCACTCACGACGCTTCGTGAGACGAACGTGCTCGACGATGAAACCGTTGCAACGCTGACGGCTCTCATCGAGAAGTTCAAGCTCGAGTTCCGCACTTCAGAGGGCAAGGCGCTCAACGAGCAGTTTGACGCACTCGCAGACGAAGACATCAACCAGGAGCAGCTGGTCGTTAACAAGAAGTAG
- a CDS encoding L-threonylcarbamoyladenylate synthase produces the protein MAELFDCSDASQLLIGARTARQAIGRGELIVLPTDTVYGVAADAFSPQAVTKLLEAKGRGRQSPPPVMVADMAAVGALAESVPECVERLAAAFWPGPLTIVLPAQPSLSWDLGDTGGTVALRIPAHDVTLEILRETGPLAVSSANKHGVPAAKNAAEADDMLGDSVAAVLDAGEVPTGESSTIVDATRVSEGKLRILRQGPVGIADLVEVCPELEVSVAPKRPVAPAEPEPELTEAEPADAELADSEPTDAEATGAEPTEAQPAEEAPAAEASSN, from the coding sequence ATGGCCGAACTCTTTGACTGCTCAGATGCCTCACAGTTGCTCATCGGTGCCCGTACGGCGCGTCAGGCAATTGGGCGCGGCGAGCTTATCGTGTTGCCCACCGATACCGTTTACGGTGTTGCGGCCGACGCTTTTAGCCCGCAGGCCGTAACGAAACTTCTCGAAGCGAAGGGGCGGGGCAGGCAGTCGCCACCTCCCGTTATGGTCGCCGATATGGCAGCGGTTGGCGCCCTTGCCGAGAGCGTCCCCGAGTGCGTTGAGCGACTCGCGGCAGCGTTCTGGCCTGGGCCACTCACGATCGTTCTGCCGGCCCAGCCCTCGCTGAGCTGGGACCTCGGCGATACCGGGGGAACCGTCGCTCTGCGCATTCCCGCGCACGACGTCACCCTTGAGATTCTTCGCGAAACAGGCCCACTCGCGGTCTCGAGCGCTAATAAGCACGGCGTTCCCGCGGCAAAGAACGCGGCAGAGGCTGACGACATGCTCGGCGATTCGGTTGCCGCCGTGCTCGACGCGGGCGAGGTGCCTACGGGCGAATCGTCGACCATTGTCGACGCCACCCGCGTGAGCGAGGGCAAGCTTCGCATTCTGCGACAGGGCCCGGTCGGTATCGCAGACCTCGTTGAGGTGTGCCCCGAACTCGAGGTGAGTGTCGCCCCGAAGCGCCCCGTAGCGCCAGCAGAGCCCGAGCCAGAGCTGACCGAAGCAGAGCCGGCTGACGCTGAGCTGGCTGACTCAGAACCGACCGACGCAGAGGCGACCGGGGCAGAGCCGACCGAAGCTCAGCCGGCCGAGGAAGCTCCGGCAGCCGAGGCATCGAGCAACTAA
- the atpE gene encoding ATP synthase F0 subunit C, with protein sequence MTHVTVLAEISGSISTVGYGLAAIGPAIGLGIVVGKTIEGVARQPELAGRLQVLMWIGIAFTEALALIGIATHFIFQ encoded by the coding sequence ATCACTCACGTGACTGTTCTCGCAGAAATCTCGGGCAGCATCTCAACCGTAGGCTACGGCCTCGCTGCAATCGGCCCCGCAATCGGCCTTGGCATCGTTGTTGGCAAGACCATTGAAGGCGTTGCTCGCCAGCCAGAGCTCGCAGGCCGCCTCCAGGTACTCATGTGGATCGGTATCGCGTTCACCGAGGCGCTCGCGCTCATCGGTATCGCAACCCACTTCATCTTCCAGTAA
- a CDS encoding F0F1 ATP synthase subunit gamma translates to MGAQLRVYRQKIKSAQTTKKITRAMELIAASRIQKAKARVEASDPYTRALTRAVSAVANYSNISHPLITEAETVERAAVVVFTSDRGLAGAFNSQVLREAEQLSEHLRDEGKEVVYYLIGRKAQGYFNFRNRAAERSWIGGTEAPEFSTAKEISDVLLERFSREAAEGGVQEIHLVYNRLVSMVSQVAQVNRLLPLEIVEGVAAPTSDIEPLYEFEPSPENVLDTVLPAYIESRIFNAMLQSAAAKHAATQKAMKSASDNADKLISDYTRLANNARQAEITQQISEIVGGADALAG, encoded by the coding sequence ATGGGAGCGCAACTTCGGGTCTACCGGCAGAAAATTAAGTCTGCCCAGACGACCAAGAAGATCACCCGTGCGATGGAGCTGATTGCGGCATCACGCATTCAGAAGGCAAAGGCTCGGGTTGAAGCATCTGATCCGTATACCCGTGCCCTCACGCGTGCTGTTTCAGCCGTCGCAAACTACTCGAACATCAGCCACCCCCTCATCACCGAGGCTGAGACGGTTGAGCGAGCAGCGGTTGTGGTCTTTACCTCAGACCGTGGCCTTGCCGGTGCCTTTAACTCACAGGTTCTTCGTGAAGCCGAGCAGCTGAGCGAGCACCTTCGTGACGAGGGCAAAGAGGTTGTTTACTACCTCATTGGCCGCAAGGCTCAGGGCTACTTCAACTTCAGAAACCGTGCAGCCGAGCGCTCGTGGATCGGTGGTACCGAGGCACCCGAGTTCTCGACAGCAAAAGAGATCAGTGATGTCTTGCTCGAGCGCTTCAGCCGTGAAGCAGCTGAGGGCGGGGTACAGGAGATTCACCTCGTGTACAACCGTCTCGTGAGCATGGTCAGCCAGGTTGCTCAGGTTAACCGCTTGCTGCCACTCGAGATCGTCGAGGGTGTCGCTGCACCCACGAGCGACATCGAGCCGCTGTATGAGTTTGAGCCCAGCCCAGAGAACGTACTCGACACCGTGCTTCCCGCATACATCGAGTCTCGTATCTTTAACGCGATGCTGCAGTCGGCCGCCGCTAAGCACGCCGCAACGCAGAAGGCCATGAAGTCGGCAAGTGACAACGCAGACAAGTTGATCAGCGACTACACGCGCCTCGCGAACAACGCGCGCCAGGCTGAGATTACCCAGCAGATTTCAGAGATTGTGGGCGGCGCTGACGCGCTTGCCGGCTAA
- a CDS encoding F0F1 ATP synthase subunit delta, translating to MGSASRSALAAARSVLDSQSQAGLGSELLQASAVLEGSPALVGGLTDPAGDAQSKKELVAKVFAEAGAGTQAVLNAAAGERWSNTDEFVAGVEELGIRAAASVQPGLDEELLAIETVISGNHELELTLGSKLGVAEQKVKVVHELFNGKVSANALEVVEHTVAQPRGRRIGRVLRDFAKIIADQGGAELATVTLAAPLDAARLERLQTLLSTQSGRAVKLTTVIDPSLVGGVRIQIGDNVIDGSVKARLDDLRLQLAG from the coding sequence ATGGGCAGTGCTTCACGGAGCGCTCTAGCGGCGGCTCGCAGCGTTCTCGACTCACAGTCGCAGGCAGGTCTCGGTAGCGAGCTCCTGCAGGCTTCAGCTGTGCTCGAGGGCTCGCCAGCCCTGGTCGGTGGGCTCACCGACCCCGCGGGTGATGCGCAGAGTAAAAAAGAACTCGTTGCAAAGGTCTTCGCCGAGGCAGGTGCGGGCACTCAGGCCGTACTGAACGCCGCAGCTGGCGAACGCTGGTCGAACACCGACGAGTTCGTTGCAGGTGTTGAAGAGCTCGGAATTCGTGCTGCCGCTTCGGTTCAGCCCGGTCTTGATGAAGAGCTTCTCGCCATCGAAACAGTGATCAGCGGAAACCACGAGCTTGAGCTCACACTCGGAAGCAAGCTGGGTGTAGCTGAGCAGAAGGTCAAGGTCGTTCACGAACTGTTCAACGGCAAAGTCTCGGCAAACGCACTTGAGGTTGTTGAGCACACCGTGGCTCAGCCGCGTGGCCGTCGCATTGGTCGTGTTCTTCGTGACTTCGCAAAGATCATCGCAGACCAGGGAGGCGCCGAACTTGCTACGGTAACGCTCGCCGCACCCCTCGATGCAGCTCGTCTCGAGCGCCTGCAGACACTACTCTCGACCCAGTCGGGTCGTGCGGTGAAGCTGACGACCGTCATCGATCCGTCTCTCGTGGGCGGTGTGCGAATTCAGATTGGCGACAACGTGATTGACGGCAGCGTCAAAGCACGTCTCGACGATCTTCGACTCCAGCTCGCAGGCTAG
- a CDS encoding 3-oxoacyl-ACP reductase: protein MTELTPNAMPQPEPEPTEREMPVSQPVFVKALKWSVVATVLMVVVFGLIGWLVSEERGLIGGVLGAAGAGVFFALTLGSIAFANRFVESDLYVPMFFGIVVGGWLLKFVLFIVAALLLKSQPWLDPTILFIAVIVGVLVSLAIDAFVVLKSRIPLVSGR from the coding sequence ATGACTGAACTCACGCCAAACGCCATGCCGCAGCCAGAGCCAGAACCGACCGAGCGCGAAATGCCGGTCTCGCAGCCCGTCTTCGTGAAGGCCCTCAAATGGTCAGTTGTCGCGACCGTGCTCATGGTGGTCGTGTTTGGGCTTATCGGCTGGCTGGTCAGTGAGGAACGAGGGCTTATCGGCGGGGTGCTCGGCGCCGCAGGAGCCGGGGTGTTCTTCGCTTTGACGCTCGGCAGTATCGCATTTGCCAACCGCTTTGTTGAGAGTGACCTGTACGTGCCAATGTTCTTTGGCATCGTGGTCGGCGGCTGGCTACTGAAGTTTGTTCTTTTCATTGTTGCGGCTCTACTGCTCAAATCACAGCCATGGCTTGACCCGACCATTTTATTCATTGCCGTGATCGTTGGCGTACTCGTCTCGCTCGCAATCGACGCTTTTGTCGTCTTGAAATCAAGAATTCCGCTCGTTTCTGGCCGCTAG
- the cysK gene encoding cysteine synthase A gives MSRVYNNITEAFGNTPLVKLNRVADDAGAEVYAKLEFYNPAGSVKDRIGIAIIDAAEQSGALKPGGTIVEGTSGNTGIALAFVGAARGYRVILTMPETMSIERRKLLRAYGAEIVLTEGPLGMKGAVAKAEEIVAETEGAVLANQFGNAANPAIHRSTTGPEIWNDTDGSVDIFVAGIGTGGTITGAGSYLKEQNPEVKVIAVEPIDSPLLTDGKAGPHKIQGLGANFVPDVLDREVYDEVFDVTLDDSIRTARALGASEGVLAGISGGAAVYAATEVAKRPENKGKKIVVVIPDFGERYFSTVLFEDLNQE, from the coding sequence ATGTCGCGGGTATACAACAACATTACCGAGGCCTTCGGTAACACGCCCCTCGTGAAGCTCAATCGCGTCGCAGACGACGCGGGCGCAGAGGTCTACGCGAAGCTCGAGTTTTACAACCCCGCCGGAAGCGTCAAAGACCGTATCGGCATCGCCATCATCGACGCCGCCGAACAGTCGGGCGCGCTGAAGCCCGGCGGCACCATCGTTGAGGGCACGAGTGGCAACACCGGCATCGCACTCGCGTTCGTCGGGGCCGCACGCGGTTACCGCGTCATCCTCACCATGCCTGAGACCATGAGCATCGAGCGTCGTAAGCTCCTCCGCGCATACGGCGCAGAGATCGTTCTCACCGAAGGGCCCCTCGGCATGAAGGGCGCCGTCGCAAAGGCCGAAGAGATCGTCGCCGAGACCGAGGGCGCCGTGCTCGCCAACCAGTTTGGGAACGCCGCGAACCCCGCGATCCACCGTTCGACCACCGGCCCAGAGATCTGGAACGATACCGACGGCAGCGTCGACATTTTTGTCGCAGGCATTGGCACCGGCGGCACCATCACCGGCGCAGGCAGCTACCTCAAGGAGCAGAACCCTGAGGTCAAGGTCATCGCGGTCGAGCCGATCGATTCGCCGCTGCTCACCGACGGAAAAGCGGGCCCACACAAGATTCAGGGGCTCGGCGCCAACTTCGTTCCCGACGTACTCGACCGAGAGGTCTATGACGAGGTATTCGACGTAACCCTCGATGACTCGATCCGCACCGCTCGCGCGCTCGGCGCGTCAGAGGGCGTTCTTGCGGGCATCTCGGGCGGCGCCGCGGTCTATGCGGCGACCGAGGTCGCAAAGCGCCCCGAGAACAAGGGCAAGAAGATCGTCGTAGTCATTCCCGACTTCGGCGAGCGGTACTTCTCGACCGTATTGTTTGAGGATCTCAACCAGGAGTAA